AGAATGTGCTAGCAAACCCGAAATGAAAGATCTGAGTAACTTTGTGACTCCTGACTATGCTGCAAAATGGAGGGCTATTGGAACATTCTTAGGCCTAACTAGTGGCACACTAGAAATTATAGATAGCGATTATAACAGGACCGAAGCTCGTTGTAATGAAATGTTGGAACGGTGGCTAGATACAAACAGCAATGCAACATGGGGTAAAGTAATCTCAGCGATTGATGCTGCAGATACTCTAGGTGCTCCTGAAGTTTTAAGGATTGTAAAGGGAATGTGTATTAAACGGCGATCTGAGATTAATGGAGATGATTGGCCACCATATCAACCTGAAACATATACAACTGTAGTACTTATTCATCACAAAGAAAAAATTGCCTATAAAAAAGCTGTTATTGCTGTTGCAAAGAAAGCATACAAAGGAGAAGTTATGTCATCGTGCACAAATGGTAGCAATAATGATGTGAAGCCTTTATCTAGCCGAATAAAGAATTCATATCTGTCTAGCTGTAAGTACATTAGAAACATTTATGACATCTTCCCAGGCTCTAAGCCCTATACTGTGCTGATTGAAGGTGCACCAGGAATTGGTAAAACAATTTTGACTAAGGAAATTGCATTTCTCTGGGCAGACGGGAAAATATTGGAAGACACAAAGCTGCTGGTTTCAATATACTTACGTGATCCTTGTGTACATCAAATTTTGACTTTTACTGACCTTGCAAAGTATATCACAACTACATGTCATCAAAATAAGATGATAGAAGATTTTACCCTTGCTCTTTCAAATACATGTGGTAAAGATATAACGTTTGTGTTTGATGGATATGATGAATTGCCAGAATCCTTTCGAAAAGAATCATTCATAGCAAACATAATCAACCGCAAAATGTTCCCACTCAGTAATCTAATCATTACATCACGTCCATCAGCTTCAGCGCATCTTCATAAGATGGCAGATTGTAGAATTGAAATTTTAGGATTCACTGATGATGATCGAAGAATGTACATATCACGAGCTTTAAAAAATGATCTTGAAAAGGTTGAAAAAATCTTATCATATTTAGATGATAACCCAATTATCAATAGTTTATGTTATATCCCTCTAAATATGTCTATTTTTATTTGCTTGCTAAAGGAGTTGGCTCCAAATGAACTTCCCAAGAATCAAACAGAAATTAACAAACAATTCATCTGTATGACAATATCTAGGTATATCTTAAGAGAAGAAAAGAATAAAGTTGAAAGGTGTCTCTTGAGGGAAGAAAAGAATAAAGTTGAAAGCTTCTCATTAGACAATATGCCAATGGAATATAGAAGACAATTTAAAGAGCTGTCTGAACTTGCATTTGACCTTCTTGGTAAAGATAAAATTGTATTCAATCATACAGATGTCAAAGAAAATTCTCAGCTTTTCTCAAAAGATTTAAATGGCATGGGTTTACTAAAGGCTGTGAAGCATTTTAGCTTTACAGATAATTGTGAACAGGTTTCATTCAACTTTTTGCACTTTTCTTTGCAAGAATTTCTAGCTGCTTATCACATTGCATCGTCAACTGATGCAGTACAGAAAAGGATCATGCATGAAAAATTTTGGTGTGAACGATACCTAAACACATGGATTATGTACTTTGGCTTAACTAAAGGCAATTATCCTCCATTGATACACTTTTTGTCTGGAAATCGATTCTTATGGCTCACCAAACTCAAATTTAAAGGTAAACAACAAAGTCCAATTGATGAAACTATTATCGAAGATAAAATCAAATGTCTTCACttatttcaatgctttttagaGGCTGGTAACGAAACCATGTGTGAGCAAGTTGGAAATTTCCTAAATGATTTTATACTTGATTTGAGTGGACAAATTATAATGTCAAGAGAAATGTATACACTCAGTTTCTTTTTAGCAAGATCATCTTGTAAAAATTGGCAACTTTTGAATTTATCAAACTGCTCTCTTGATGACAGCCATTTTAAAATTCTATCAAAGTCATGTCTTTCAGATCAAGTAAGTAATTTAAGTATAAAAACTTTAGATGTTTCGTCTAACAACATTACATCATCCTCTCTCCATGAAATTTGTAAATTAGTGCTTAAGTTAAAGATCCAAAAGCTCATCCTAAACAACAGTTTATCTGATGAAGAAATTTCAGCAGCTCTTTTAAATGTTGTTATTAGCAATGATTGCTGCAACTTTTGCCTTCCACTAACAGTTGTCAGTAGTCAGAGAAGCATGAATAGTGTTAGCTGTAGTTTAGGCAGTTCTTGTGACAGTGCAAGCTTTGAAGACACAACATCTATCTATGTGATTAATTGCAAGTGTAATGAATTAATAATGAACTTGAATAACAAAGATAGTTTTGCTCATGCCCAGCGTCTGTTTTTGTGGAATTCAACATTAAACATTGACAATTTTAAGATACTTGCAAAGTACAATGTCGATTTACTTATAAGTATTTTTAACACCAGTTTGAATGACAGTGAACTTGACAACCTACAGTCAGAACTACAGCAACATTATACTTCAAGTCCCCTATCTTTGCATTCCAAGGGAAGAGCAAACTATGTTTTGAAATCTGAGAAACAGTTGTTGATATTTGGTGCAGATATTCAACACTGTGTTCTGCTTTTTAAGAACACTTTCACAATTCTATCAGTTCTCCAAGTGACAGGTTGCTTGCTTACActtgacgctttgcattgcataGGAGCTATCATATCTAATAACCGGATCAGCTGGGAAATGGTTGGCTTGTCTGACTGTGGCATTAACGATGAAGGCTTTGCAGTTCTTTGTAGCTACTTTCCAGGTGTGACAAGCGACCATACTAAAGTTGCAATCAGCATTAAAGtgttaaatatttctgataactgtttgacatcactttcaGTACCAATTATTATGAACTCCCTCAAACACTGTATAGTAAATCAGTACATTTTGTCACATAACAATATACCACAACAAGATTTATCGGATGCTTTCATTACAGAGCTACGTACTGAATTTGTTTCTGCAAACTTTCTACAAAAACACCCTTTGATAATTATCAATAATGCAAAACATCTGAATACACAGGTGCAACTAAGCAGGAATGTTTGTAATATGTATATTATTAACTGCGAGATTGAGGCTTCCATTTTTGAGATTGCATTGCATAACCACTGGACAATTAATGAGCTTATTCTTACAAACAATGACTTTTACATGGATAAATTTGACCTATTTGTATCATTATTACCCAGTCTCCAGATTATGAAGTTAAGGATATTTCAAGCAGGAATTTCTGATGAGGTTGCTGTTGCACTTGTAAAGCTAAAGGAATTTACTAAGATTGAATTTGTACTGTTATCTCAAACAAAATTTCTGTGTTATCAAACTGATAACAAACAAATTTATAAGATCATTTCACATCATCCAACCAATACAGTGAGCTACTTACAGATAATAGATTGTTGTATCACAGACAGTCGTGTGCTGAAAATGATATTCAATAAATGTTCATTTAATCTACAATTCATTGATTTCGCGGGAAGCTCCATCAAAGACAAAGGCGTTATGGCTTTGCACACTTACCTAACTGGAAAGGAAACAACATTGCATGTGAAAATACTAAACCTGACAAGCAATAGCTTAACTTCATCTTCCATTGTTATGATTGTTAAAATATTCCATTTGTGCATAATAGAAAAACTGATAATTACTCACAACAATTTttacccccaggagctgcacaATGCAATTCTGTCAGGGATTCAACCCAACTCCAACATTCTTAACTTTAGTTGCCACATTCCCATAACGGTTATAAGTAGTGTTAAAAACTGCTGTAGGAATTATCAGTCGAGAAACTGCAAAAAGTATGCATACATTTATTTTGTTAATTCTACCATTACTGAAGACATGATGGATATTTGCAATGAACTATCAGAAGAAAACATATTAGTTCATAAGCTTGTTTTTTGCAATAATGAAATAAAAATGAAGAATGGTGACCTACTTACTTTAAGCCTTGAGCAAGGTCAATATGTGAAAATCAAATCTATTGGTAGTACATGTGAAACAGAAGATGACAAACCAGAAGTCATTAAAGGAATTAATTATCCAGGTTGCATTTTGATATACAAAAATAGGCTACTGTGCTTCAGAATGTTTCATTGCCAAATAGTCGAAGCATTAAGCCAGAGATTAATAGATCAAGTTAACTTGGATACACTGCAACTTATTAATTGCAACATACCATCTTCAGTGGAGCTTTCACAGCTAGGAAGGATCATATCCAGTTCCAAAAGGCAATGGAAATGTATAGATATTTCAGGATGCAACATTGAAGATCGGGGTTGTGCTACACTATCACGCATGTGCAAAGAGTACACTAAGATTGATGATGTCACTGTGAAGGTACTTAATCTTACAAACAATGGGTTGACTATGTCATCTCTTAAGGATATTAGTTCAATAGTGTTACTGTGGAAAGTTGAAAAGGTTGTGATTTCTTGCAATGGCATTCGTCAATATGATCTTAGTCATGCCATTTCTGCAATGGCAAAACATGAGATTTTTAAACAGTACTTATTTCAAATTGAAGTTGGAACTGTGTACAAAAGCATAATCATTCATAATCATAGCAACTGCAAGCAGTATCTGTCAAAAATGTTGACATTTGAAAAGGCAATGTTTGGCAAAATGATTAGTAACAATTTAATTGACAGTCAACAAATTTTAAGATCCTCAACTATAGAACCGCCTCCTCTTGAAAGCTACAACACCTCATCAATAGCACTGCCAGACATAAGACAGGGAAACCTGAATGTAATAAATACTGTCACTGTTGGAATGCATGACACACAGTCATACTTCAGTTTAAGGAAAGGTATAATTCCTTACAGGGACTTTCTTTACGTGACTCAAGAGGTAAAATTTATTGCACCCATCCAACATATCCATGTAGTAGACAGCATCATAACAACTGAAATAGCGTGTCAAATATCAGAGACAATTAGCTCTGGAAAACAACTTGAATCTATTGAACTAGTGAGCAACAATGTGGAAGAGCAAGACATAATAAAAATTGTAACAGCCTTGCAATGCACATCAACACTACTTTACCTTTGTGTTAGTGACAATGTTGTAAGCAATGTAACAGCACAGACTTTTGCTTCAGCCATAAGTTGCAATATTGATCTGGAGCATTTTCACTTGAGTCACTGTGAACTTAGAGAACAAGGAATGCTGACAATTATCAAATCTCTTAGATTAGTAAAGTCACTAAAGCACTGTAATTTAAGTGGCAATTACATCACTGATAAGTGTGCTACAGCGCTTGCATCCATTATAACTAACAATTCAATGCTTTCTCATTTGAACCTGTCAAACTGTAAGATGCAGGAGAATGGACTATTTTGTATTGTAGATGCTTTGGAGAAATCCTCAACATTAACTTACCTAGATCTAAGttctaataaaattaataatgagtCTGCTGTTCTGATATCTAATGTGATAGACAAGAATGATAAGTTAAGTCATGTGGATTTCAGTAGGTGTATGTTGAAAGAGAAAGGACTAATCGAAGTAAGCAAATCACTTTTAAAATTACCTTCCCTGAATTACATTGACCTCAGTTTCAATGAAATCTCTGATCATGTTGCTCAAAATTTAGCGCCAGCTTTTAAACATGCCAGCCATGTATTCTTGAATATCTGTAATCTGCAGAGGCAAGGTATTGAGAAGATTTCTTCAGTGCTGGAAATGGCTTCTTCAGTGAAAGAATTAGGCCTTAGTGAAACATTTCTAACTTCACCTGTAATTAAAAAGTTAGCAATGGCGCTGACTAGAAACATAAAATTGAATCATTTAAGCATTGCAGCATGTGGTTTGAAAGAAGACGACTTTCAGCCAATTTTGCAGGCCACTGAGATTTCGTCATCTATTAAGTACCTGGATATAAGTTGTAATGCATTTGATGGTGTAACTAGCAGAAGCCTAGGTAAACGTATCCTCAGACATAAGGCACTTCAAAATTTAAAGATGTTCAATTGTTCCTTTAAAGAAGATGGGTTAAAATACAtatttaaggctttacagttCAACAAGAAGAATTTCTATTTTCTTGACACCAGTTGCAATCACATTAGCAATGATGCAGCCTTACAATTAGCATTGACTATCACAAGTAATCATACCTTAAAACACTTAATACTCCACCACTGTGATCTACAGGAACAAGGGTTTGTAGCAATATCAAATGCCTTAAGGAACATTGGTTGTTTGAGGACTCTAAATCTGAACTACAACAAAACATCAGATAATGTGGCTTATGAACTTAGTGGGGCTATCACATTGAACTGCATTTTTAGTCACTTGGAAATGGTCTCTTGCAACTTAACTGACCTAGGTGTAACAATCATAGCTAATTCACTGGCTAAAATATCATCATTAACACATCTGAATATTAGCTACAATTCCATCTATGACACAGCAGCTAACAAGCTGGCAACTGCCCTTTTATGTAATACATCCCTGCAGCACTTGGACTTGTCATATTGCAACCTAGATGAGAATGGATTTTGTATAATTTGCAAAGCTCTCTTGGTAACTTCTACATTAAGGTATTTAAACTTATCAGATAATAAAATAAGTAATTCTGTTGCTGAAGTTTTGACAGTAGCTCTCAACAAAATATCTACTCTAAATTACTtgattgtttgtaactgtgaCATACAAGAACTAGGATTTGACCTGTTACTGGGAACGCTTTGTTGCAAGAATGTTTTACATCATCTTAATGTAAATTGTAatatagtttctgatcaaacaGCTGCTAAAATCTGTGAGGTTACTGCTGCTAGCACATTCTTAACTGAACTAGAAATTGGTTCATGTAACATTTCAGGTCACGGCtttagattgattgcagaatcATTGATGAAAGACAATAAAATTTCACTGGAACATATAAACATGGGCTGTAACACAATATTATTCAATGCTGCCGAATCAATTTCAATCATGTTtcatgcaaacaagtcactggaATATTTAGATCTATCAGGTTGCAAACTGGGTGAACGTGAATTTATAACAATATGCAAGTCCTTAAGCAATAATGTACTGCTGATGCATTTTAATGTCAGTTGCAATATCATTACTAGTGAAGTTGCCACTGAAATTGCCTCTATTATTAATGGGAATAAAACACTGCAGTATGTAAACTTTCACAACTGCAGTTTACGAGATGATGGAATTAGATGTATTGTTGATGCACTGTGTAATGTTAAAACTCTGAGAGCATTTATTGCAAGTTACAACCCTGCTATTTCAAATGACAGTGCCAAGTATGCAGCAAGTGTCATCACTAATAACACTTTTCTTGAACACTTTGATCTGTCAAATTGTAACTTACAAGAAGCAAGCACTAGTGTGATCAGTCAAGCAGCAAAGAACATCTCCACACTGAAGTGCTTAATTTTAGATTAATATCAGTTTATGcacagtgaagaaattaagTACTAGTATGCCTACATATTATAACAATAGAAGAATAAAACAATTTTAGTTGTATATAATGTAGAAGTGTATATAGCTTCAGTATAGTGAAGTATGACATCATAGCTATGTATATTTGCACCACTGTAGAGTGAAGGTATTATATTGTTACATATAGTATTAAGTTAATTATTTCACTATTCATTTTGTACTGTATCATGCACATTTTTATGCTATAGCTACAGATAATGTAAAATTTTCAATCATTTTATACGTCTGTACTTGCTAAATATTTTTGTAATAATATCAATGTACcatttatgacataattatgacaCTGGCTGCACTGTTGTCATGTATCATGCTTGCAAATTTCTGTACTCAATTGCAATCTCAAGGTGCCACAATAGTGTAATGGGGTGGTAAAATGTGAATGATGCACATTTACTGCATAAGTTAATGTTAATTATCATACTTTCTTTAGTTACATTATCTGATACTTAGTGCTAAATTAAAGGTAGcttgtacatgtgcatgtgtgtacctaCAGTCTACATGCACTAAACCTATTAAGAAACACTAAAGTTATTTTTCAAACGTTAATGCCCATGCTTCTCTGAATCACTTGGCTGGCTTTGAGAGGTGATAGAGGAAGAATGGTGGGTCATCAATAATGGCCTTCTCAAATCTAACCATTGAATTATTGCTATGATGAGTCTGCCTCTTGTGCTCAGTAAAGTAGTGCTCAATTTGGTCAATCTTCAAACCAGCACTTTTGGTGTGGTCATTAATGAAACTAGTAGTATAGAAATAATCAGGGAAGACCATGGCTTGGGTCTTGATCCACACAGCTTGTCCATCTTTCAGCTGGTTTGCATCATTCACTCTGTACAAACGACCATCTTTGTTCAGGGTAAATGTCACCAGCACCACATCAGTAAGATCTGCAAATGCTTTGTGAATCTGCTCATTGCTAGGGCGAACAGGCAGCTTGGCCAATGCACTCTCTATTTTGCTTTCAACTGTTGCACGATTTGCCCCATCATGCAGATACATGacatcaaaagcagacttagcAAGATTAAGCACCACAGCCTTTCCACCAGGGGAAAGTATGCGATACATTTCAGTGAAATGCTTATCAAATGCTGGTTTTTTTAGACCGCAGGTGACATAAAAGCTTAAAGCTAAATCAAATGTATTATCACCATAAGGCATGTTCTTCACATCTCCTAAACAGATCTTAACATTGCCAAAACTAACAGTAGCTTGTTGTGCCAACTTCACCATGTCTTCATGATCCTCAAAGCCATCGACACTTTTAGCACCACTCTCTGCTGCACACTTCACCCAATCACCAGTTCCACAAAGGATATCCACCACCTTTTTTCCAGGCACTTGTGCTGCTAAGTACTCTTTGACATGTGGGATTAAGAACGCCTGCTTGATTGGCTCATCAACATTGTCTTTTGAGTAACGCTCGACTTCATTGGCATCATATATTTCAGCATGACTGTGATGCTCCATTCCAATGACAGGCTGGTAAGCAGAGATACTTGCTTTTGTTAGATCACTGTAGAGGCAGCTGCTAGAACTGATGTCAGTGTGAAAGACTGCTTCTATTTATACTTTCTAAAAGAATTGACTTCAGGCATAGTTTGGTGTAGTAAAGTAATTTCTCTAGCCATGTTTGAATGGATAAATAACTGGCTTAGGTTAATCAGATGATTTCAGTTACTTAACTGATTcatgttatttatttatttatttatttatttatttattaaggctttacagcacaagtactgaaggtatgtaggacacctggtcctacagcctatttaaagttgtacataaagtgtgtttaaaaaggtgagaaaaatccatgactggacctgagCAGCCCCAAActtgcagccatccaattaacgctcgaatgcttacaggagtctgccaggcagtcaggatgttttctccctGTCATTAAGATTTTCATGTATTATATCCATTGGAACTCTAGatagtgacttattatctcaaagtaacccaggtggaaccaaatggacatctCATGACTTACTTCTAGTCACAGCATATAATAGCTCACCTAACacaaacatacagtacatgattTCATATTAATTTTGACTTTACCATTACATAACTATAATgcttattattatgattattcaTACATACAACTGAACTAGCTAATGGTATTGAATCAGCTAATGAGGTATTATGTGAACCATGGTGATGGTTACAAGTGTTTAGTCAGAAACTCAAATTGGCTGCATATTTCTTGGAAGTAATCCTCTTCTTGTGAAACAGGTTTTCTACTATGGAAATGACATAATTAAGTTTTAGTGAATTCATGACTGTGCCAGTGGTTCTTCatattaattatatttttatACTTGAATTAATAGGTattacgtatgtgtagttagaCTCACTGTAAACAAATGTAAATACATACTACTTAGTTGAACCTCATTTAATTCCCTTATCTAACACCATCACAAATCCAGGCAATGTTGGCCACAGTCTTTCCACCACAGACTGTGAGAAAGATGTTAGAGTCTGGATAACTTGCACCTTGCACCCAAGTGTTCAATGCCAGAAGGCCATATGCTAAAGTAATGCAAAGTGTTGCTACTATCAAACGATCATTTAAGTATATTACAATAGATTTATTTAACATCCTTTTTATAACATACATCCAACCACATATTGAGCACTGCATTCAGGCTTGGAGTCCATATTATGCTAAGGATAGATATGTTGGAGAAAATTCAGCACAGTGCTACAAAATTGATACCCCAATTAGTAAATCTACGTACCTTACCAAGAAAGCATCTAGCGTTATTCACTATACTGTAGATGATAGTGTGGAGACTTGATTGAGACTTCTAAGATTTTAAAGCAACACCTACTCATAGATTCTACAAAATTGTTTAGCTACCCTGTCACCAACCAATTTTACAAGAGAACATGATTTCAAACTTTCTAGACCCTGGTGAATTACCAGTCATGTTATTACCATAGATTATCTGCGGTAAACAGCAGTATTACACCCACATATAGCTAGCTGGTTGTGCCTTGTAAACATGtttttgttaaaacaaatgtatgtgcatgagTCCCATCATAAAGATGGTAggccaggggcggtggagcaggccaaagagagAGGGGGCCAAgccagctgtaagctgaagacccaaAAAAAGGTAATCACCTACTggcaatagctgccctccaccaactatatctccttatttatgactacacatatgtagctataagtagcttgctacactgcttctctgaatactgtgactgctctattagagtatctagatcttgactgttctattagaatatctcgatcttttcttttACGCATTGACAGCTGCATGGGGGTGGTTGGCTTTCACACAACCCAGTCTGCTTCCAGGTTGAGAGGTCtgcagcctggggatggctataTGTGGCTACACAGCTcggtggtgttgaataaagacctgtgctgtaaatttcttttcattttagccaatacTGATACCTGAATGGCCACAATATCAGAAATTTGACGTAATGGGCCAATTGATTAAAAAAATTAACCTAACATAGTACAGTGTTGCATTGGCAATACATTCAAATAGTGTAGTACAATATCCAATCTGTAGTGAATGTACTATTAATAGTGGTGTATTTATCAGGCCTGTATGCAGGATTTTCAAAAGGTGGGACGGGTAATTGAAGTAGTATCCCCCAGACACTAAGAAAGGTTTAAATTTAGTATTAGATTCCATGGCCGAAAATGTCCTCAAAATACAGTAATTTCTAAATGCATACACTTATTAATAATCTTTCTAACACTTGACACATACTATATATTCCTCTTGCATGACATGGACCCATCATATACTGGTGCAAACACTcaattgtacatacagtacactcCATCATTTCTAAGGACTGCTCAGGGTCATTGTGCTACTGATAAGTTATGCTAGCTAAGCCGCCTAATATACATATGAATGCTACCAACTGTGGCATTGTCCA
This portion of the Dysidea avara chromosome 12, odDysAvar1.4, whole genome shotgun sequence genome encodes:
- the LOC136239819 gene encoding protein NLRC3-like, translated to MCIKRRSEINGDDWPPYQPETYTTVVLIHHKEKIAYKKAVIAVAKKAYKGEVMSSCTNGSNNDVKPLSSRIKNSYLSSCKYIRNIYDIFPGSKPYTVLIEGAPGIGKTILTKEIAFLWADGKILEDTKLLVSIYLRDPCVHQILTFTDLAKYITTTCHQNKMIEDFTLALSNTCGKDITFVFDGYDELPESFRKESFIANIINRKMFPLSNLIITSRPSASAHLHKMADCRIEILGFTDDDRRMYISRALKNDLEKVEKILSYLDDNPIINSLCYIPLNMSIFICLLKELAPNELPKNQTEINKQFICMTISRYILREEKNKVERCLLREEKNKVESFSLDNMPMEYRRQFKELSELAFDLLGKDKIVFNHTDVKENSQLFSKDLNGMGLLKAVKHFSFTDNCEQVSFNFLHFSLQEFLAAYHIASSTDAVQKRIMHEKFWCERYLNTWIMYFGLTKGNYPPLIHFLSGNRFLWLTKLKFKVEALSQRLIDQVNLDTLQLINCNIPSSVELSQLGRIISSSKRQWKCIDISGCNIEDRGCATLSRMCKEYTKIDDVTVKVLNLTNNGLTMSSLKDISSIVLLWKVEKVVISCNGIRQYDLSHAISAMAKHEIFKQYLFQIEVGTVYKSIIIHNHSNCKQYLSKMLTFEKAMFGKMISNNLIDSQQILRSSTIEPPPLESYNTSSIALPDIRQGNLNVINTVTVGMHDTQSYFSLRKGIIPYRDFLYVTQEVKFIAPIQHIHVVDSIITTEIACQISETISSGKQLESIELVSNNVEEQDIIKIVTALQCTSTLLYLCVSDNVVSNVTAQTFASAISCNIDLEHFHLSHCELREQGMLTIIKSLRLVKSLKHCNLSGNYITDKCATALASIITNNSMLSHLNLSNCKMQENGLFCIVDALEKSSTLTYLDLSSNKINNESAVLISNVIDKNDKLSHVDFSRCMLKEKGLIEVSKSLLKLPSLNYIDLSFNEISDHVAQNLAPAFKHASHVFLNICNLQRQGIEKISSVLEMASSVKELGLSETFLTSPVIKKLAMALTRNIKLNHLSIAACGLKEDDFQPILQATEISSSIKYLDISCNAFDGVTSRSLGKRILRHKALQNLKMFNCSFKEDGLKYIFKALQFNKKNFYFLDTSCNHISNDAALQLALTITSNHTLKHLILHHCDLQEQGFVAISNALRNIGCLRTLNLNYNKTSDNVAYELSGAITLNCIFSHLEMVSCNLTDLGVTIIANSLAKISSLTHLNISYNSIYDTAANKLATALLCNTSLQHLDLSYCNLDENGFCIICKALLVTSTLRYLNLSDNKISNSVAEVLTVALNKISTLNYLIVCNCDIQELGFDLLLGTLCCKNVLHHLNVNCNIVSDQTAAKICEVTAASTFLTELEIGSCNISGHGFRLIAESLMKDNKISLEHINMGCNTILFNAAESISIMFHANKSLEYLDLSGCKLGEREFITICKSLSNNVLLMHFNVSCNIITSEVATEIASIINGNKTLQYVNFHNCSLRDDGIRCIVDALCNVKTLRAFIASYNPAISNDSAKYAASVITNNTFLEHFDLSNCNLQEASTSVISQAAKNISTLKCLILD